A section of the Humulus lupulus chromosome 2, drHumLupu1.1, whole genome shotgun sequence genome encodes:
- the LOC133817581 gene encoding uncharacterized GPI-anchored protein At1g61900-like isoform X1 encodes MREGVLSWGLVLQFTLQLFLCFSKCHGGSLGEISALMAPHISPIPSENPEPFLPVLGPSPMMPLTPLANGNVPVLSGLCKLNFSAVDTLLTITATDCWTSFAPYLANVVCCPQFDATLVTLIGQSSKDSGMLALNLTHSKQCLSDVEKILTSRGANVRLQKICSIRAANLTEASCPVISTDSFESIVDSSRLLLACRKIDHVNECCEQVCQNAISDAAQKIALNGMSSLSGGSVSGEQLSQIDDCKNIVLRWLASKLDPPSANSVLRGLANCKINKACPLVLPNITHVVQECGEVIRNQTTCCKAMEIYVSKLQEQSFITNVQALNCAAFLGMKLQKANVSKNIYNLCHINIKDFSLQATVGSQEYGCLLPSLPSDATYDRTTGVSFICDLNDNIAAPWPSPSSEYVSTCNKTTKLPAVPKATSAQKGLHNQKWKVPLFITIMSVIKMLLL; translated from the exons ATGAGAGAAGGTGTGCTATCTTGGGGTCTCGTTCTTCAATTTACTCTACAATTATTTCTTT GTTTCAGCAAGTGCCATGGCGGGTCACTAGGTGAAATAAGTGCACTAATGGCTCCTCATATCTCCCCAATCCCAAGTGAAAACCCCGAACCCTTTCTTCCCGTGTTGGGCCCTTCGCCAATGATGCCATTGACGCCATTGGCCAATGGAAATGTACCAGTATTATCAG GACTCTGTAAATTAAACTTTTCAGCTGTGGATACTTTACTTACCATAACTGCAACTGACTGTTGGACTTCTTTTGCACCATATTTGGCCAATGTAGTATGTTGCCCTCAGTTTGATGCTACCTTAGTGACTCTTATTGGGCAGTCCAGTAAAGACTCTGGGATGCTTGCATTAAACTTAACTCATTCAAAGCAGTGTCTCTCTGATGTTGAGAAGATTCTAACTAGTAGAGGAGCAAATGTTAGGCTTCAAAAGATATGCTCAATTCGAGCAGCAAACCTCACCGAAGCATCTTGCCCAGTTATCAGTACTGATTCATTTGAGAGCATAGTAGACTCTTCAAGACTTCTTTTAGCTTGTAGAAAAATTGATCATGTCAATGAGTGTTGTGAACAAGTTTGCCAAAATGCCATATCAGATGCTGCTCAAAAAATTGCCTTGAATGGTATGTCAAGTTTGAGCGGGGGTTCTGTATCAGGAGAGCAATTATCCCAGATTGATGACTGCAAGAATATTGTCCTTCGATGGCTGGCCAGTAAACTTGATCCTCCTTCTGCTAATAGTGTTCTTAGAGGACTCGCGAATTGCAAAATAAATAAAG CTTGTCCATTAGTACTTCCCAATATCACACATGTTGTTCAAGAGTGTGGAGAAGTGATACGAAACCAGACGACTTGCTGCAAAGCAATGGAGATTTATGTATCCAAGTTGCAAGAGCAAAGCTTTATTACTAACGTACAAGCTTTGAATTGCGCAGCATTTCTTGGCATGAAACTGCAGAAAGCTAATGTGTCTAAGAATATTTATAATCTTTGTCATATAAACATCAAAGATTTTTCTCTTCAAG CAACAGTCGGATCACAAG AGTATGGCTGCCTTCTTCCAAGCTTGCCTTCAGATGCCACATACGATAGAACTACAGGGGTCAGCTTCATTTGCGATCTTAATGACAACATTGCAGCTCCATGGCCTTCTCCATCTTCTGAATATGTTTCAACCTGTAATAAAA CAACCAAACTTCCAGCTGTTCCCAAGGCAACATCAGCCCAGAAAG GTCTTCACAATCAGAAGTGGAAAGTTCCATTGTTCATTACCATCATGTCAGTTATAAAGATGCTGTTATTATGA
- the LOC133817581 gene encoding uncharacterized GPI-anchored protein At1g61900-like isoform X3, with protein MREGVLSWGLVLQFTLQLFLCFSKCHGGSLGEISALMAPHISPIPSENPEPFLPVLGPSPMMPLTPLANGNVPVLSGLCKLNFSAVDTLLTITATDCWTSFAPYLANVVCCPQFDATLVTLIGQSSKDSGMLALNLTHSKQCLSDVEKILTSRGANVRLQKICSIRAANLTEASCPVISTDSFESIVDSSRLLLACRKIDHVNECCEQVCQNAISDAAQKIALNGMSSLSGGSVSGEQLSQIDDCKNIVLRWLASKLDPPSANSVLRGLANCKINKACPLVLPNITHVVQECGEVIRNQTTCCKAMEIYVSKLQEQSFITNVQALNCAAFLGMKLQKANVSKNIYNLCHINIKDFSLQGCFSWVIYYA; from the exons ATGAGAGAAGGTGTGCTATCTTGGGGTCTCGTTCTTCAATTTACTCTACAATTATTTCTTT GTTTCAGCAAGTGCCATGGCGGGTCACTAGGTGAAATAAGTGCACTAATGGCTCCTCATATCTCCCCAATCCCAAGTGAAAACCCCGAACCCTTTCTTCCCGTGTTGGGCCCTTCGCCAATGATGCCATTGACGCCATTGGCCAATGGAAATGTACCAGTATTATCAG GACTCTGTAAATTAAACTTTTCAGCTGTGGATACTTTACTTACCATAACTGCAACTGACTGTTGGACTTCTTTTGCACCATATTTGGCCAATGTAGTATGTTGCCCTCAGTTTGATGCTACCTTAGTGACTCTTATTGGGCAGTCCAGTAAAGACTCTGGGATGCTTGCATTAAACTTAACTCATTCAAAGCAGTGTCTCTCTGATGTTGAGAAGATTCTAACTAGTAGAGGAGCAAATGTTAGGCTTCAAAAGATATGCTCAATTCGAGCAGCAAACCTCACCGAAGCATCTTGCCCAGTTATCAGTACTGATTCATTTGAGAGCATAGTAGACTCTTCAAGACTTCTTTTAGCTTGTAGAAAAATTGATCATGTCAATGAGTGTTGTGAACAAGTTTGCCAAAATGCCATATCAGATGCTGCTCAAAAAATTGCCTTGAATGGTATGTCAAGTTTGAGCGGGGGTTCTGTATCAGGAGAGCAATTATCCCAGATTGATGACTGCAAGAATATTGTCCTTCGATGGCTGGCCAGTAAACTTGATCCTCCTTCTGCTAATAGTGTTCTTAGAGGACTCGCGAATTGCAAAATAAATAAAG CTTGTCCATTAGTACTTCCCAATATCACACATGTTGTTCAAGAGTGTGGAGAAGTGATACGAAACCAGACGACTTGCTGCAAAGCAATGGAGATTTATGTATCCAAGTTGCAAGAGCAAAGCTTTATTACTAACGTACAAGCTTTGAATTGCGCAGCATTTCTTGGCATGAAACTGCAGAAAGCTAATGTGTCTAAGAATATTTATAATCTTTGTCATATAAACATCAAAGATTTTTCTCTTCAAG GGTGCTTTTCTTGGGTGATATATTATGCATGA
- the LOC133817581 gene encoding uncharacterized GPI-anchored protein At1g61900-like isoform X2, which translates to MREGVLSWGLVLQFTLQLFLCFSKCHGGSLGEISALMAPHISPIPSENPEPFLPVLGPSPMMPLTPLANGNVPVLSGLCKLNFSAVDTLLTITATDCWTSFAPYLANVVCCPQFDATLVTLIGQSSKDSGMLALNLTHSKQCLSDVEKILTSRGANVRLQKICSIRAANLTEASCPVISTDSFESIVDSSRLLLACRKIDHVNECCEQVCQNAISDAAQKIALNGMSSLSGGSVSGEQLSQIDDCKNIVLRWLASKLDPPSANSVLRGLANCKINKACPLVLPNITHVVQECGEVIRNQTTCCKAMEIYVSKLQEQSFITNVQALNCAAFLGMKLQKANVSKNIYNLCHINIKDFSLQVGSQEYGCLLPSLPSDATYDRTTGVSFICDLNDNIAAPWPSPSSEYVSTCNKTTKLPAVPKATSAQKGLHNQKWKVPLFITIMSVIKMLLL; encoded by the exons ATGAGAGAAGGTGTGCTATCTTGGGGTCTCGTTCTTCAATTTACTCTACAATTATTTCTTT GTTTCAGCAAGTGCCATGGCGGGTCACTAGGTGAAATAAGTGCACTAATGGCTCCTCATATCTCCCCAATCCCAAGTGAAAACCCCGAACCCTTTCTTCCCGTGTTGGGCCCTTCGCCAATGATGCCATTGACGCCATTGGCCAATGGAAATGTACCAGTATTATCAG GACTCTGTAAATTAAACTTTTCAGCTGTGGATACTTTACTTACCATAACTGCAACTGACTGTTGGACTTCTTTTGCACCATATTTGGCCAATGTAGTATGTTGCCCTCAGTTTGATGCTACCTTAGTGACTCTTATTGGGCAGTCCAGTAAAGACTCTGGGATGCTTGCATTAAACTTAACTCATTCAAAGCAGTGTCTCTCTGATGTTGAGAAGATTCTAACTAGTAGAGGAGCAAATGTTAGGCTTCAAAAGATATGCTCAATTCGAGCAGCAAACCTCACCGAAGCATCTTGCCCAGTTATCAGTACTGATTCATTTGAGAGCATAGTAGACTCTTCAAGACTTCTTTTAGCTTGTAGAAAAATTGATCATGTCAATGAGTGTTGTGAACAAGTTTGCCAAAATGCCATATCAGATGCTGCTCAAAAAATTGCCTTGAATGGTATGTCAAGTTTGAGCGGGGGTTCTGTATCAGGAGAGCAATTATCCCAGATTGATGACTGCAAGAATATTGTCCTTCGATGGCTGGCCAGTAAACTTGATCCTCCTTCTGCTAATAGTGTTCTTAGAGGACTCGCGAATTGCAAAATAAATAAAG CTTGTCCATTAGTACTTCCCAATATCACACATGTTGTTCAAGAGTGTGGAGAAGTGATACGAAACCAGACGACTTGCTGCAAAGCAATGGAGATTTATGTATCCAAGTTGCAAGAGCAAAGCTTTATTACTAACGTACAAGCTTTGAATTGCGCAGCATTTCTTGGCATGAAACTGCAGAAAGCTAATGTGTCTAAGAATATTTATAATCTTTGTCATATAAACATCAAAGATTTTTCTCTTCAAG TCGGATCACAAG AGTATGGCTGCCTTCTTCCAAGCTTGCCTTCAGATGCCACATACGATAGAACTACAGGGGTCAGCTTCATTTGCGATCTTAATGACAACATTGCAGCTCCATGGCCTTCTCCATCTTCTGAATATGTTTCAACCTGTAATAAAA CAACCAAACTTCCAGCTGTTCCCAAGGCAACATCAGCCCAGAAAG GTCTTCACAATCAGAAGTGGAAAGTTCCATTGTTCATTACCATCATGTCAGTTATAAAGATGCTGTTATTATGA